The Deinococcus malanensis genomic sequence CCGGAATTCGAGCGGGGCGCCGTCTGGGTGAACCTTGCGGAGTTGCGCGACCCTTCGGAGGTGGCGCCCGCCGTCGCCCAGGCCCTTGGAGTGCCTTCAGAAGATTCCACTGACCTGTTGACCCGGCTGGGGCCGGGCAGCCTGCTGCTGGTGCTCGACAATTTCGAACATCTGGCACCGGCAGCCTCCGACGTGGCCGCCTTGACGGCCGGCGCGCCGAACCTGCGGGTCCTGGTGACCAGCCGCACGGCCCTGCACGTCCGCGGAGAGCAGGAATTCCCGGTGGGACCGCTGCCCTTGCCCGCGCCGAACGAACCCTTGCTGGCGAGCCCGGCCGTGCAGCTTTTTGTCACGTGCGCGCAGACGGTTGATCCGCACTTCTGCCTGACCGCCGCCAATGAGCCCGCGGTGACCCGGATCTGCCGCCTGCTGGACGGCATTCCGCTGGCCCTGGAACTGGCCGCCGCGCGACTGCGTGTCGTTCCGCCGGACGGACTTCTCAGCTGGCTGGAGCGGCCCCTTGAGGTCCTGGCAGATGGGCCCAGTGACGGTCCCCACCATGGCCACTCGCTCAGGAGCACGATCGGCTGGAGCGTTGATCTGCTCACGGCGGAGCAGCGCGAGGTCTTTGCAGCATGTGGCGTCTTTCTGGGCGGGTTCACCCTGCCGGCGCTGGAAGCCGTGACCGGGAAGGAACGGACGCGCGAGGCCTTGATCGGGCTGGTCGAGCACAGCCTGGTTCAGACCGCCGAGGGTCCCGAACCGCGCTGGCGGCTACTGGAACCGGTCCGGGAATACGCCGCGGAACTGTTCGGCAGCCTGACAGAGACTGAACGCCTGCGCGAACGGCACGCGCGGTATTACCTGACGCTGGCCGAGCAGTTTCATCAGACCGCCCCGGCGTATGACGAGGCATGGTCTGGTCGTCTGCGTGCAGACGACGCGAACCTGACGGCGGCCCTGAGATGGGCTGTGGAGGCGCAGCGGACCCTGCTGGCTCTCCGGTTGGTGCGGGCCTTGGGACCGTACTGGGACCACGACGCGACGCAGAAGCACCATGAGTGGCTGGGTCAGGTCCTGGCCCTGCCGGACGTGTCGGATGAACCGGCGCTGCTGGCGGACGCCCTGTGCGCTCTGGGGGTGACCAGCCGCAACCTACAGCAGTACGGGGAGGCCCGGCAGGCCCTCCAGCAGGCCGGAGACCTGTACCGGCAACTGGACGATGCCGCCGGTGAAGCCAACGTCCTGCTGATTCTCGCTTCGGTGTACTCAGGGGCAGGAGAACATGAACCGGCCCTGGAGCTGTTCAGGCGGGTTGAGGTCATCTTCCAGGGTATGAACCACAAGCGGCGTCTCAGTGAAGTGGCCAACAACCTGGGCGTGACCTACTTGCGTCTCGGTCAGCTCCCGGACGCCTTCCGCTGTTTCGAGCGGACGGAGGCGTTGAGCAGCGAGCTGAACAGTGAGGAGGGTCTGGCCTTCGCCAGAGGCCTTTTGAGCTGGTCGGCGTACCTCCAGGGCCACAAACACATCGCGCTGCCCCTGGCGCTATTGGCCTGGGAGCACATGCTGCGGGTGCCGAACGCCCTGCTGCGGTACGTGCTGCTGCATCAAATGGCCTTCCACGCGCGGGATGCCGGGCAGCTGGATCTGGCGGCCCGGATGGTCGGGTGTAGTGACGCGATGCGGATCAGCACAGGGGAGCCGTGGGACGTGTGTTTCGCCCCGTTCGTGAAGACGCTGGACGCCGCCTTACGGACGGCGATGGGGGAGCGGTACCTGGAATGCCGCACTGAAGGAAGCACGTTGCGACTCGAGGATCTGGCGCCCGAGGTGGAGGCGATGCTTGGTCACGTGCTGCACGCTTCTCCGGCGCCTGAGCCCCTCCACCCGTTGACCGGACGGGAGCTGGACGTCCTCAGACTGCTCGTGCGGGGCATCCCAGACAAACGAATCGCGCAGCACCTGGACATCAGTGCAGCTACGGTGAGTAAACACGTCTCGAGCATGTTGGGCAAGCTCGGGGTGCACAACCGGGTGGAACTTGCCCGCTGGGCCCTGGAGCATGGGCTGAGTGGGTCGTCAGCCTCTTGAGGAGGATGGAGAGTCCTGAAACGGCCTGTTCACGGCCAGGAGAGTCGCAGGCAGGACCTCCTGGCTCCTCTCCCTATGTCCATCTGCTGGTGGATGAAGCGTGGTGAGGAGCGTAGGGGTGCAGCCTGGCCAACTCGTGCTCACGGCAGTCATGGGCCGAGCCGTGGTGAACAGAGGTTCGTATGGCATCACGAGACGCTCTGGAAACGCCTGACTCCTGCCCCTGGTCATGGTGGAGCGCGGCACCTCACTGGAGGGACGCGGCGGTCAATGGCACTTCTGGGGCTGATGCTCGCCCCTGTGTCCGGTCCGTCCCTGTGAACCAGCACCTTTCCTGGTGGCCACGCGTTGAGCTGCGGTGAAGGCCTGGCCGTGCCCCCCAGTTTTACCAGGGTGGATTATCAGCTACCCCCCGAGTTCTGGTGATGCTGAGAAGCCTGAACAAGTCTTAACGTGAGGCATCGAGCCAGACCGGCATTCCCTGACTGGCACGATGCCGCCCTCCACCTGCCGCCTTTCCTGCACAAGGAGTGTCTTATGCGCATTGAATTCGATCCGACTCTGAATGGCGGCCTGGACAAACTGCACCGCTACCACCAGGAAGCTGTGGTACATGCGGCGCACCGTCAGGCGGTGGAGGGACAGGACGCGGGAACACGGGCGTGGTGGAGCACAGCCGTACGCCAGATGCGTCAGCTGTTCCGCCGGCCGGCGGTCCCTGCCACCCGCCATTGACGCGGCGGTTCCCGCCTGGAAGTCAGTACTCACGCTCCGCAGTGGAGGTGCCCTGCCCCAGATGACGCCCAACTCCTCCAGCATCTTCACTCAGTTCCCGCCGCTCTCCAGTTCCCAAAAGGACGATTGCTATGCAGAACCGTAAGTCCATGAAAGCCACCATGATTGCCAGCCTGTTCGTCGCGGCACTGTCTGCTCCTGCTTCGGCGTCGTGGGTGTACTTCCACAACGATTCCGGCGCCAGCGGCCCAGTGGACGTGTGGGTCAACGGTGTGCTGATGTTCACCAATATCCCGCCGGATAATCACATGATGTTTCCCAAGACCATGCCGGCCGGGATGCATGAAGTCGTGGTGACGCCGCACAAGGTGGCCTCCAGCGTGAAGACCCTGGCACGGAAGACGGTGGAAGTGCAGTACGCCGACGCGTACACCCTGAAGCTGGGCATGAACGACGGGACGTTCAATCCCACCAACGTGGCGATCAATCTGGATATTCGCAGCCATCATTTTGGAGATTCGCTGCGCTGAAGAGGACGTGGAGGGGGCACTCGCAGGATGGCGGCTCCCTCCACAGCTCTTGAGGTTGAAGGCGAGGATCAGGTCCTCATGCGGACGACGCGGCACGCGATGTAGTCAGTGGGCGTGCAGTGCACCTCCTGAAACCCCAGGCCACCCGCAGGCCGGGATTGAATGTGGCTCAGATCAGGGAACCCAGTGGTCGTATTGATATTCAGGGCGCCAGGGCAGCAGGCAGCACCTCCCCGCGCGTGACGCAGCGGTCGAATTCCGCCCGGTCACCCAGCAGCAGTGCGCTCAACGCAGCGCAGCCCGCGGCCTCATCGTCAGGCAGACTCCCCCCCACGCACATCAGGTTCGCTCCGTCAGGCTGCAGCACGAGCATTCCTGGCCAGCTCGGATCCGTCCACAATTCCAGAGGCACCGGTCCGGCGGTAGTATCTACCTCGAGTCCGATGACCTGCTCGAAGCACCATTCGGAGGGCATCTGAAAGTGCGTGAGCCGTCCCCGGAGCTGCCCGACCTGCCCTGACCAGGAGGGCTGCCGGACCAGATACGCGAGCATGTGCGCCATCACTTTGACCGCCAGTCCCTCGTCGTAACAAGGCTCGGGCCGCAGGCGCCCATAGAGGCGTGGCCGGTCCAAGAGCGTCGCTCTGGCGGACAGGACCTCGGGGAGTCCCAGCAGCACCGCGGGATCATGAACCGCGAGGAGCTCGGTGGGCAGGACCACGGCCCGGACATGTCCTTGAGGAAGGGGAATCACCACGTCGGCGCGGTCAAAGACGTCGGCAAGGGTGCTGATGGGAGGAGTTGGGGGCGGGTTGATCACCCCTTCAGCGTAGGCGCGATTTCGGAAACCGGCAGAGAAAATTGCATGAGAGCCGTCCGCTCTCATAAATGGTTTCTCGCTCGGGTTGCTGGCGCGAACCAGCACAGTCCAGGCCGCCGGCCCAGCTCTCCTCGCCCGTAGGCTGCTCAGCCTGTGGACGACCTCCCCTCCCCCTGTGATCCTTCCCCTCGCTGCCAGTTCTGAAACCGCCTGCTGTGCCGGTCTCGTCTGGCAAGCCTGGGCTCAAGCAATGCGCGGATCCTGTCTGGCTGAGCCGCACCCCCGTCTCTTACAAAAGCTGATGCGCTGGTTCCTCCTTGACCTGCGATGCCTGGCACCCACGTCCTGGCGCCACTCCGGCCACTTCAGAAAGCGCGGCGGTAAAGGCCTTGGAAGGTCACATTCATCCCGCCGCACCCACCGTTGTCGTCAACGAGAAGCGCGGCGCCGAGGTTCAGCACGGTCAGGCGGCAGGAGTCGCCGGGAGAGACGCTGGCGTACACCCAGGCTGGGCCACGCCGAATCAGCGTTCCCTCGAGGGAGCCGACATTGACGCTGCCGCTGGGTGTGTGCCAAACCGCGTCGCCTGTCAACTTCAGCCCATTGCCGATGACCAGGCCAGCGTCCTCATCGCGGATCCAGGCCCCACGAGCAGGAGGAATAGCCGGCACAGCCGTCGCCTGCGCGTCATTCAGGAACCCACTGACCTTCCGCGAGGCGCCGAAGAAATAACTGCACCGGCGCCCGTTGACGGCACGCCCCTGGACGACCCGGTCACCACGAACCACATAGGGTCCCCGGGCAGTTCCCTGGGCATCCCGGAACAGCGCGCGGTCCACAGTCACCACCGCGACTCGCAGGACGCTGAAATCCTGAAGCCGGTAGTTGTCACAGGTCGCGTCCTGCGCCGCTGCACCACTGAATGTCGCACCAACTGCGCTCAAAAGAACCGCATTCCAGCTCACCTTGGCCATACCACCACACTACCCACCAGCTTCCCGCCCGGAGCCGCAGAAGGGTTCGCTGGCCTGAGCGATGTGTAGCGCGGCGCATTGAGCGCCGGGTGGCACGCGGTGCAGGCCCCGAGCGTGGACGCTGAAGCTGCACCGCCACCAGGAGCGGACGCCGAGCGCCCCTCAGGCCACTGAGGGGCGCCCATCCCCTTCACCCTCGCGCTCGTTCTTTCGCTGCTCGTATGGTGGGCGTGTACGAACAGGTACGCAATACACAGGGTGTTCACGCCACCGGGCAACCTTATCTTCGCGGCATCCTTGAGGCCTGCCACCTTCACCGCTGCCCTCAGTGCCACCGCCAACGCCACCATCCACACCATCGCCATCCTAACCAGTGGCCCCCTCACCGTCACCCAGGGCGCTGATGGCCCCCCATGACCCTCACCCTCCTCCCCGTGCTGATCGCAAGCCTCCTTTCCCCCTTCTCCGCCCTGCTTGGCCTGCTGGTCCTGCGCCGCTTCACCCGCCACGCCTGGCCGGCCATCTTCACCGTTACCCTGCTGTCCATCGCTGGCCCCCTCGGGCAGAGCGGGACCGCTGAGAAGATCGCCCTGGCCCTGATGCACCTGGTCGTCAGCGGCGCCACCATATGGTTCCTCAGCCGCAGCCAACCCCGCCGGACCCCGCCCGCCCTGATCGCCTGACGTCCCGAGGTCCACCATTTCCAGCGCGTTCGAACTGATGTGACTGATAGGCCCCTTAGCACGCGGACCACGGGACAAGTACCGTAGAGGAGAACCGCTGGAGTGAACCCTTGAGAATGCCCAAGCTGGGAACGACGCCGCGCCTGAAGCTCCGACCTCTGCAAGCCGAGGAAAACCGCCGGGCTGGCCTGTCCCCCCCTGCCCACGAAGACGCCCGCCCCGCTGAACTACACCGCTTCGGCATTCTCGATACCCTTCCTGCGCCGCAGTTCGACCGCATTGTCGCGCTTGCCGCCCGGTACCTGGACATGCCAATGGCCGCTGTGACCTTCGTGGACCAGGACCGTCAGTGGTTCAAAGCGCGCCTGGGCCTGACCGTCACCGAAACGCTCAAAAGTGAGTCCATCTGCGCGATCGCGATTCAGCAGGACCGCGTGCTGGTGATCCCGGACGCCCGCAAAGACCCGCGAGTGAACGGCATGAACTGCTTCAGTGTGGACCAGGCGGTCGGCTTTTACGCGGGTGCCCCGCTGCGCACGGCCAGCTCTTAGACCAGCCAGAATGCCTCCTGGTTGAATTCCTACGTGGAATCTTCAGGTTTGGCAGGACTGATTTCGGGTTTCAATCCACGCGGGTACAGAACTGCGCTTTGTACCGGTCGGCAGGCTGGTGCACCTCGACCAGCGCCAGGCGGCGGTCGGTGGTAGGAATGGTCCGGAAGAGGTACAGACGCGACCCCGGGTCACTGATCAGGTCCACGTCGCCGTTCGCGAGGATTTTGTAGGTGCCCTTGTACCCCTTCTGGTTGACGTACCTCTCGCCGAAGGTCAGGTCACCCCAGGTGCCGTTTGCGTACAGGCGGTATTTGGAGGCATTGGCGTAACTGCGCATCTGTGCTTTGGCCGGATCGACCGGAGCCTGCGATACCGGGCCAGCCACCGACAGCTCCGGTGCGCCGCCGCTCAGGCACACGTAGTCCCCAGCCAGGGCCGTGCCGGTGGTGCGCTGGGCGGCGGGAGTCGGCGCGGCCCTGGCCGGGGCAGGCCCGTCTGGAGCAGGTCTGACTGGTGCAGGTGCGGCCGGCCGGATCGGGGCGGGCGCTGTCTTCGCCTGTGCCACCTTCGCCTGCGCCGCCTTGAGCTGGCACCAGCCGAGCACCACGCTTTCGGCGTCCCCGTACAGCATGCCGACATACCGGTTGGCTTTCTCGGTCAGCAGGAACGACAGGGCGTAACTTTCCTCGTTTTCCTCCTCCCCAAGTTCCTTGAACGTCATGCCCCGTGCCTTGAACTGTCCGGCAAGGTCCCCACCTATCTGTTCGGCCAACTCCGGATCGTCCCAGACCAGGTACTCGCTCACCTGACACCCGCTGCCCTGCTCTGTGGCCAGGCCATTCAGAAGCTGGCCGAATTGCCGTGTGGCAGCGGCATCGGTCACCCGGACCGCGCCTTTGGTCAGGGGAACGCGGGTCAGGCTGGAGGTGCTCGCGGGGCCCTGCTGCGCGAGGGCGGTGCATAGGAAGAGCGGCAGGACCGTCAGGTTTCGTTTCATGGGTGACCTTCCATGGAGAGAGTTGCCGCACTGTACGGGCCGGACGCTTACAGCTTTCCTTCAGAAGTGCACACCGGGTCACTGCCGGTCCTGACCAGACGCGGCCGTGGGTTCAAGACGGGCGTCAACCCCAGTGCTGCCTGATCAGCTGGGCTGCCCCCTGGCGTATGGCGTCCCCATGACCGAACGTCGCCACCTCGAACTCCAGCGCCGCCAGGGCCCGCTGGGTCGCACGCCCGAGTTCCAGGTCCTCGAACAGGATCGGATCGTGCAGTCCCTGCGTGTTCCCCATCGCATCCGCCGCGAACAGCACGCCACCATGCTTTGGCCACCACAACGCCACCTGACCGGCCGAATGCCCAGGCGCCGCCACAACCGTCAGGCCGCCTGCAAAGGGAAGCGTTTCGCCTGGCGTCAGATGTTCGTCCACCTGGGCGGTGTGCGGAAACGATTGTGGGGCGGCCACCACCCGTTCAAAGATCGCCTCCAGGCCAGGCGCCGCCGTCATGGGCCGCTCCCGCCAGCGGCCTTCCTGCACCAGCACCGCGTCAAGGGGGTGCATGTACACTCTCGCCCCAGTAACCACCTTGAGGGCCGCGAGACTGCCGGAGTGATCCGGATGAAAGTGCGTCACGATGATGTGGTGCACGTCGGTCGGGGTGTGGCCCAAAGTCCGCACGGCGTTCAGAATGACGTCTTCGCTTCCGGCGACGCCCGTGTCGATCAGCACGAGTGAGCTGTCGTGTTCAAGGAGAAAGACGTTGACGATGCCGAGGGACAGTTGGTGAAGTCCCGGGACGAGGCGCAACAGGGCATTCATTTCGACCTCCGGAAAGTCGTGATGGTTGCTTTTGAAGCGTACCAAAAGCACTCCCTCTTTCTCTCCAACCCGGTCCACGGGGGGCCGGGCAGCAGGAGGGGAGGGGGCGCGGCGCGAGGAAACGCAGCTCAATTAACAGCTACCCTCCCCAGCCCGGATAACACCTGAACGCCGTGACATGCAGTGCGGACATCAACTCCTCACGGTACGGTACAGACTGTGGGTTTACGGCGTGGTATCCAACGCTGTGATGGGTACCGCTTGATCCCGCGCGTAAAGGGCGCAGACCCCATTGGTGTCCGGGGGGCGGGTGTACTCCAGGAGGGCGACGGGGGTAGACGCACCGGGTTTGAGCCCAAGGGCTTTGAGTTCATCGGCGGTGGCGAGGGTCTCCGGGTAGAGCTGGCGGTATTTGGGGACGGGGGTGAAGCGTTTCGGCATGGGCTGTTCCTGCGCATGGTGGTAAGAGGAATCGACCGTGTGAGCCGGAGTGGAGCAGGGTGGTACTCCTTCCAGACTACTGTGCTTTCCGGTGTGGATTCCACGGAATATTATTCATTGGTGTGATGCGGCGATATATACAAGAACGGCCTGAACATGGCGCCGAATCAGGCCACATCGGGTGTTCGGGTGAGACACCTACACCTACGTGTGGAAGACAGCTGTGGGCGCTCCGGTCTCGCAGGACACCTGAGTGACACTGGGAGAGTCGGCGGCCAGAATCCCCATCCCCTGGTTGCCGTTCAGGCTGAATTTTAGGGGGATGCTGCTTCCCGCCTTCTTCACATTGACGGCGGGCAGGTTGTCCACTGGCCGGAGGAACCCCTTGAAGCTAAAGTGCCCTGCACTTGGCGAAAGGGTGACGACGTAGCGAATGAACAACAGATTTCAGGCAGCTGCTTTTCCAGTCGTCTGGCTGTGTCTTGTACACTTTGTGAAGCTTTCCTTAACATCCCCAGGCAGTCCCAGTTCCAGAGGTTCTCTGTCCGATCAGACCTTGTGGCCTGAGTCCTACCGTTCTGGAGTCCGAATGATTGAAGTGAACTGCACCTGGATCCCTGGAACCCTCGACATGCTGCACCTCCGCGCTGGAGACCGCCTTGGTCGGCTCTCCATTGGTGAACTGCGCCGCCGGTTTGGTCTGAGGGCCATAAACGCGCTCTACCTCAGCGGCCGGTTTCAGACGATGGCAGACCCCAGCGACCTGGCCGGACTGGCGCTGAGCTGAAATGCCGGAGGACACATGACCACATCCGCTATGGAAGACCATCTCGAGAGGTTATACGCGGCCTACCACGCAGCGCAGGCTCATCATTGGTCGACGAGCCAGCTGACCTTGCATCGCCGGCACCCGGACGGGCGGCCGGTCTCCCGTGCGGAGCTGGAGGAAGCCCTCTGGCGGGAGCGGCACGAGTGGCAGGAAGTTCTGCATGCCTCGGCGGCGTATTACGCCGTCACCCCACAGGAGCGCCCCGTCCACTTGAGTGGCCCCGGCGGTGCCATCCCCCCGCCAGTCTGAACAGCAATGATCCGGCCAGAGCCCGTGATTCAGGCGCCGATGATCTCCGCAAGCAGCACGGTGCGACCCTCCTCAGCCGAGCGCACGGCGGCAAGGGCGAGCGCGAGACTGCCGAGGTTGTCGCGCCCGGAACTTTCGGGTTCTGCTCCCGTGTGGATCGCCTGCACGAATGTCGCGAGCACCCCGGCCCGGTCAAGATTCGGAGTCTCGGGCAGCGGCAGTGAACGTGCGGGCTGCCCGAGCTGGCGAACGTCCACACGGTCTGGGGACGGGTCATCGCGGCTCGTCCAGCGGACCTCGCCCCGTGCGGTGTCCAGGCGCCACTCGCCGGCCCATGGCGTGACCGGCCCGGAACTCGCCCAACTGCCGCGGTAACTCACGACCACCCCGCCTTCGAAGGTGATGGTGGCCGTGGCGCTCGCGGGGTCCACAAAGGGACTCCAGGGGGGATTGAAGGCGTGACAGTCGATGCTGAGCGGCTCGCGGCCCAGCACGAAGCGCATCAGGTCGAAGTGGTGGATGGCCATGTCGAGCAGCAGCGGGTGTGGCAGGCGGTGGTGCGCGGCGGGAGCGGGGACCGCGCGGGCGTGGTCACGGCGGAAGTCCACCTCGACGTACCCCACTTCGCCCAGGCGCCCTTCGCGCACCAGTTGCGCTGCGAGGTGCGAGGCGGGGTGGTGGCGGTAATTCTGGCTGACCATCAGCGGCACGCCGCGCGCGTGAGCGGCGTTCACCACTGCGCGCGCCTCGGCAATGGTGGGCGTGAAAGGCTTCTCAACGAGGACTGGTAGGCCCGCCTCAATTGCGGCGAGGGCGACGGGCGCGTGGCCGTGTGCGTTGGTGGTCACCAGGGCGGCGTCTGCCTCCGTCGCGCGGAGCGCCTCGGTCAGGCTGGTAAAGCAGCGATCATCTGGTGCGCCTCGTTCGCACGCCAGCTTCAGGGCGTCCGGGCTGGCGTCAACGAACGCAGCGGCTTCCACCTGCGTTTCGGCGCGCACGATCTTCATCCAGTCACGGCCCCACCCACCCAGGCCAATCTGAATGAGTCGCAGCGGGCCGGTGTGTGACAGTGTCGACTTGCTGTTCCGCATCTTCACCTCGAACAGCACAGGGAAGTTCGCTGATATGAGAACGTCCACGTGCACGGTCTGCCGTCCTCACGCCGAGAGACAGCCGGGAAGTCCAGTATGGGGGCCAGAGGCGAGCACTCAAGGCCCCGACGTGCCTGTTCAGTATGAGTCAGCGGACGGTGATCCACCATGGTGCTCTCCCTGGCGTTGTCGTGGACCATGAGGTGTCGCTCGTACGCCTGTCGGTGCTCCGCTTTGGTGGCCCAGTTGCTGGACCTGGGAGACGCGCCCAGTGCGCGGACCTTGGGTGCATCACCGAACCAGGGGGGGCCAGCCCTGGGCCGCGCCCTACTCGACTTGTTCCAGACCTCAGGCAGGATGCGAAGTCTGAAGCTCCCTCGCCTGACCGATGGCGCGGCCCTTATTGCTGCGGCTCCACCAGGGGTGCACGTGAACGTGACTGGGCAGCCTGCACAGCGGAGCCCAGCACCGCAGGTCATGTCCACGGACGCTGCTGACATACGGAGCGTCTACCGGTGACCCGATACGGGATTTGGGCTGCGCACCTTCAGACGCACGCGTGAAGGAATCGAACCGGGGCCTCCAGATGCCGAACTCAAACGGTCAACGGTGTCCGGCGACGTGAAAAGCGGCCCGGTTACAGGAGATGTCCAGCTCTAGGTTGATGGGGAACCGAGCGAAACACATTCTCGTCTGGACTCTGGTGACCCACGGTGTGACGAGGGGGTAGATCACCGGCTCCTGGCCGCAGCAGCGTTCTCGTTACGCCAGACTGCCGATGGAGCGCGCTCCTTTTGCCGGTAGCCTGAAGCGCACGAAAGGACGCCTATGCTGCTCACCATCTCCACCATCCACCCGCCCGCCACCGACCTTGGGTACCTGCTGCACAAGAACCCGGCCCGCCCCTTCACCTTCGACCTTCCCGTCGGACAAGGGCACGTGTTCTACCCCGAGGCGACCCCCGAGCGCTGCACCGTCGCCCTGCTGGTCGAGGTGGACCCGGTGGCACTCTCGCGGGGCCGGCAGGGTGCGGGCAGCATGCCGCTGGAGCCGTACGTCAACGACCGGCCGTACGCGGCGTCCAGCTTCCTGAGCAGCGCCCTGCGCGAAGCCTTCGGCACGGCCATGACCGGACGCAGCAAGGAACGCCCGGAGCTCGCGGCGCAGGAGCTCCCGTTCGAGGTTCACCTGCCCGCGCTCCCGTCCAGGAGCGACTCCGACCTGGCCAGGCGGCTGTTCGGACATCTCGGCTACACGGTCACCTCCCACCCACACCCCCTGGATCCGCAGTTCCCGGAATGGGGCGAGAGCCCGTACCTGGACCTGACGCTCTCGGCCACCGTGCGCCTCAAAGACCTCCTCGCTCACCTCTACGTCCTCATCCCCGTCCTGGACGACACCAAGCACTACTACGTGGACGAAGCGGAGATCGACAAGCTGCTGCGCCACGGGGAAGGCTGGCTCGACGGGCACCCGGAACGTGAGCTGATCACCCGGCGATACCTGAAGCATCGCCGCGCCCTGCAACGCGCCGCCCAGGCGCACTTCAGTGACGAGGATGCCCTGGAGCCGCCCCGCCCGGTCACGTTGAACCTGAACGATCAACGTCTTGAAGCCGTGAAGGGTGCCCTGCTGTCCAGCGGTGCGTCCAGCGTGCTGGACCTCGGCTGCGGGGAAGGCAACCTCCTCGCCCGGCTCCTGCCGGAACGGCAGTTCACCCGCCTTCTCGGCCTGGACGTGAGCCCCCGGGTGCTCGTCCGGGCGCGGGAGAACCTGCGGCTGGACGACCTGCCGGGGTCGTACCGGGACCGCCTGACCCTCACGCAGGGTTCCCTCACCTACCGTGACACCCGCCTGCGCGGGTACGACGCTGCTGCCCTGGTCGAGGTCATCGAGCACCTGGACGAGACCCGGCTGTGGACGCTGGAGCGCGTGGTGTTCGGGGACGCGCGCCCGGGCTCCGTCGTGGTCACCACGCCGAACGAGGAGTTCAACGCCCGCTGGGCCAGCCTGCCGGCGGGGGACACCCGGCACGAGGACCACCGTTTCGAATGGACCCGCGCCCAGTTCCAGGAATGGGCCCGCCGGGTCGCCAGCGAATTCGGGTACGCCGTCACGTTCACTGATGTCGGGGAGGCCGACGAGCGCCTCGGCCCGCCCACCCAGATGGCCGTCTTCCGGCGGGAGGCCTCATGAACAGCGACCTGCGTCACCTGGCCCTCGGCACCCAGGTGGTCACCCGCGTGGCCCTGCACTCCCCGAACGGCGAGGTGAGCCGCCCCGCCGGCGCGGTCGGCCGCATCGTCAGCGTGCTGGGTGACCTGAAGCATGCGTACCACGTCGCGTTCCCCGACGGGTCCCGGTCAGCCTTCCTGCGCCGGGATCTGGAGATCGCGCGGCATCACCGGAACCCCGAGCCGCCCGAACCGCCCGACTGGACGCAGTGGGTGCAGTACCGCTGCATCGTCGGCTCCCGCGCGTTCGGCCTGGACACCGAGACCAGCGACACGGACCGGCGCGGCTTCTACCTGCCGCCCGCCGACCGGCACTGGAGCCTGTGGGACCTCCCGGAACAGCTGGAGAACGACGCCACCCAGGAAACCTACTGGGAAGTGCAGAAGTTCGTCAGCCTGGCCCTGAAAGCCAACCCGAACGTCCTTGAATGCCTCTACACGCCCCTGGTGGAGACCGCCACGCCCGTCGCTGAAGACCTGCTGGGCATGCGAGAGGCGTTCCTGTCCACGCTGGTGTACCAGACGTACAACGGGTACGTGCTCTCCCAGTTCAAGCGGATGCAGGCCGACCTGCGCAACCACGGGGAGGTGCGCTGGAAGCATGTCATGCACCTGATCCGCCTGCTGCTGTCAGGCATCTCCGTGCTGGAGCAGGGTGAGGTGATGGTGCACGTCGGGGAGCACAAGCCCCACCTCCTGGCGATCAGGCGGGGTGAGGTGCCGTGGGCTGAGATCGACGCCTGGCGGCTGGATCTCCACGCCCGGTTCGACACCGCGCTCACCCGCAGCCGCCTGCCGGAGAGACCCGACTACGAGCGCGTGAACGCCTTC encodes the following:
- a CDS encoding ATP-binding protein → MTDFRSHRIPGHLPLRPHALVGREPLLLTASRLLRDRRVRLLTLRGPGGIGKTRLALEIAYRLSPEFERGAVWVNLAELRDPSEVAPAVAQALGVPSEDSTDLLTRLGPGSLLLVLDNFEHLAPAASDVAALTAGAPNLRVLVTSRTALHVRGEQEFPVGPLPLPAPNEPLLASPAVQLFVTCAQTVDPHFCLTAANEPAVTRICRLLDGIPLALELAAARLRVVPPDGLLSWLERPLEVLADGPSDGPHHGHSLRSTIGWSVDLLTAEQREVFAACGVFLGGFTLPALEAVTGKERTREALIGLVEHSLVQTAEGPEPRWRLLEPVREYAAELFGSLTETERLRERHARYYLTLAEQFHQTAPAYDEAWSGRLRADDANLTAALRWAVEAQRTLLALRLVRALGPYWDHDATQKHHEWLGQVLALPDVSDEPALLADALCALGVTSRNLQQYGEARQALQQAGDLYRQLDDAAGEANVLLILASVYSGAGEHEPALELFRRVEVIFQGMNHKRRLSEVANNLGVTYLRLGQLPDAFRCFERTEALSSELNSEEGLAFARGLLSWSAYLQGHKHIALPLALLAWEHMLRVPNALLRYVLLHQMAFHARDAGQLDLAARMVGCSDAMRISTGEPWDVCFAPFVKTLDAALRTAMGERYLECRTEGSTLRLEDLAPEVEAMLGHVLHASPAPEPLHPLTGRELDVLRLLVRGIPDKRIAQHLDISAATVSKHVSSMLGKLGVHNRVELARWALEHGLSGSSAS
- a CDS encoding DUF4397 domain-containing protein, whose product is MQNRKSMKATMIASLFVAALSAPASASWVYFHNDSGASGPVDVWVNGVLMFTNIPPDNHMMFPKTMPAGMHEVVVTPHKVASSVKTLARKTVEVQYADAYTLKLGMNDGTFNPTNVAINLDIRSHHFGDSLR
- a CDS encoding DUF6069 family protein, with the protein product MTLTLLPVLIASLLSPFSALLGLLVLRRFTRHAWPAIFTVTLLSIAGPLGQSGTAEKIALALMHLVVSGATIWFLSRSQPRRTPPALIA
- a CDS encoding GAF domain-containing protein, whose protein sequence is MPKLGTTPRLKLRPLQAEENRRAGLSPPAHEDARPAELHRFGILDTLPAPQFDRIVALAARYLDMPMAAVTFVDQDRQWFKARLGLTVTETLKSESICAIAIQQDRVLVIPDARKDPRVNGMNCFSVDQAVGFYAGAPLRTASS
- a CDS encoding MBL fold metallo-hydrolase, which encodes MVRFKSNHHDFPEVEMNALLRLVPGLHQLSLGIVNVFLLEHDSSLVLIDTGVAGSEDVILNAVRTLGHTPTDVHHIIVTHFHPDHSGSLAALKVVTGARVYMHPLDAVLVQEGRWRERPMTAAPGLEAIFERVVAAPQSFPHTAQVDEHLTPGETLPFAGGLTVVAAPGHSAGQVALWWPKHGGVLFAADAMGNTQGLHDPILFEDLELGRATQRALAALEFEVATFGHGDAIRQGAAQLIRQHWG
- a CDS encoding PxKF domain-containing protein, which codes for MFIRYVVTLSPSAGHFSFKGFLRPVDNLPAVNVKKAGSSIPLKFSLNGNQGMGILAADSPSVTQVSCETGAPTAVFHT
- a CDS encoding Gfo/Idh/MocA family protein yields the protein MRNSKSTLSHTGPLRLIQIGLGGWGRDWMKIVRAETQVEAAAFVDASPDALKLACERGAPDDRCFTSLTEALRATEADAALVTTNAHGHAPVALAAIEAGLPVLVEKPFTPTIAEARAVVNAAHARGVPLMVSQNYRHHPASHLAAQLVREGRLGEVGYVEVDFRRDHARAVPAPAAHHRLPHPLLLDMAIHHFDLMRFVLGREPLSIDCHAFNPPWSPFVDPASATATITFEGGVVVSYRGSWASSGPVTPWAGEWRLDTARGEVRWTSRDDPSPDRVDVRQLGQPARSLPLPETPNLDRAGVLATFVQAIHTGAEPESSGRDNLGSLALALAAVRSAEEGRTVLLAEIIGA